The Passer domesticus isolate bPasDom1 chromosome 34, bPasDom1.hap1, whole genome shotgun sequence genome window below encodes:
- the CDC37 gene encoding hsp90 co-chaperone Cdc37 — translation MVDYSVWDHIEVSDDEDETHPNIDTASLFRWRHQARVERMEQFQREKEELERGCRECRRRLAECHGRLRELEPAEAQGARAELQRLQAEAQQLRAEERGWEAKLEELRKKEKNMPWNVDTLSKDGFSKSVFNVKPEEKEETEEQKEKKHKTFVERYEKQIKHFGMLRRWDDSQKYLSDNPHLVCEETANYLVIWCIDLEVEEKHALMEQVAHQTIVMQFILELAKSLKVDPRACFRQFFTKIKTADQQYLEGFTEELEAFKERVRGRARARLEKALREYEEEERQKRLGPGGLDPVDVYESLPAELQKCFDVKDVQLLQETISKMDPTEAKYHMQRCIDSGLWVPNAKDGAGEQPQGDSGAQEQPKA, via the exons ATGGTGGATTACAGCGTGTGGGACCACATCGAGGTCTCGGACGACGAGGACGAGACTCACCCCAACATCGACACCGCCAGCCTCTTCCGATGGCGGCACCAG GCCCGCGTGGAGCGCATGGAGCAGTTCCAGCGGGagaaggaggagctggagcgCGGCTGCCGCGAGTGCCGGCGCCGGCTGGCCGAGTGCCACGGGCGGCTGCGGGAGCTGGAGCCGGCCGAGGCGCAGGGCGCGCGCGCCGAGCTGCAGCGGCTGCAGGCCGAGGCGCAGCAGCTGCGCGCcgaggagcggggctgggaggCCAAGCTGGAGGAGCTcaggaagaaggagaagaacATGCCCTGGAACGTGGACACGCTCAGCAAGGATGGCTTCAGCAAG AGTGTTTTCAATGTGAagcctgaggagaaggaggagacggaggagcagaaggagaagaagcacAAAACCTTCGTGGAGAGATACGAGAAGCAGATCAAACACTTCG GCATGCTGCGGCGCTGGGACGACAGCCAGAAGTACCTGTCAGACAACCCTCACCTGGTGTGCGAGGAGACAGCCAACTACCTGGTCATCTGGTGCATCGACCTGGAGGTGGAGGAG AAACACGCGCTGATGGAGCAGGTGGCCCACCAGACCATCGTCATGCAGTTCATCCTGGAGCTGGCCAAGAGCCTCAAGGTGGATCCCCGCGCTTGCTTCCGGCAGTTTTTCACCAAAATCAAg ACCGCAGACCAGCAGTACCTGGAGGGTTTCACGGAGGAGCTGGAGGCGTTCAAGGAGCGcgtgcggggccgggcgcgggcgCGCCTGGAGAAGGCGCTGCGCGAGTACGAGGAGGAGGAGCGCCAGAAGCGCCTGGGGCCCGGCGGCCTCGACCCCGTCGACGTCTACGAGTCCCTGCCCGCC gagctgcagaaatgTTTCGATGTCAAGGacgtgcagctgctgcaggaaaccATCAGCAAGATGGACCCGACC GAGGCCAAGTACCACATGCAGCGCTGCATCGACTCGGGGCTCTGGGTGCCCAACGCCAAGGacggggctggggagcagccgCAGGGGGACAGCGGcgcccaggagcagcccaaggcctGA